TAAATTTTCCAACATAAGAAGAAGTTAGCCACTCATAAATCTCTGTCTTTGATAAATGGTTATTCTTTCGGTATTTTCTTGCTGTAATCAAGGCATTTGCTTTGTAATCTGCATTCAAGTGATCGATGGCATACTGCGCTGCTGAACTTGAAAAACCATTCCACGTTAATTGGTTATAGAGATCTTTTTTTGACATATGTAAAACCGAATTATAGCTTTTCGCTCTATTTAAAGCAACATTGTACTGCTTCCCATCTAGTTTTGGTTGCCGCACACCATCGTATCCTACATAGTGACGGCCACCATCTACCCATTTATCCCTAGCCATTTTACCATCTGATTCAACATAATAACGGCCACCATCTACCCATTTGCCCCTTACCATTTTGCCTTCAGAATCAACATAGTAACGGCCACCATCTACCCATTCATTCTTGGCCATCTTTCCATCTGATTTGAAATAATAATTTCCTACCCATTTATTGCGAGCTTGGCTGCCTTCTGATGGTAGATTAAGTTTTTGAATTGCATAGTTTGCTTCTTCTTTTGTAAATTTTCCAACATAAGAAGAAGTTAGCCACTCATAAATCTCTGTCTTTGATAAATGGTTATTCTTTCGGTATTCTCTTGCTGTAATTAAGGCATTTGCTTTGTAATCTGCATTCAAGTGATCGATGGCATACTGCGCTACTGAACTTGAAAAACCATTCCACGTTAATTGGTTATAGAGATCTTTTTTTGACATATGTAAAACCGAATTATAGCTTTTCGCTTTATTTAAAGCAGCATTGTACTGCTTCCCATCTAGTTTTGGTTGCCGCACACCATCGTAGTCTACATAGTGACGGCCACCATCTACCCATTTATCCCTAGCCATTTTACCATCTGATTCAACATAATAACGGCCACCATCTACCCATTCATTCTTGGCCATCTTTCCATCTGATTTGAGGTAATAATTTCCTACCCATTTATTGCGAGCAGAGCTTCCTTCTGCTGTTAGATAATAATATGAACCATAGTTTTTATCATAAATCCAGTCACTTTTAACCTTTTTTCCATCAGAATCAACATAATAACGACCACCATCTACCCATTCATTTTTAGCTCTCTTTCCATCTGATTTGAGGTAGTAATTTCCTACCCAGCCAGACTGAACTTTAGATTGTGATTTATCCTGTTTAGGAGTTGTTTCTTTAGTTTTTTCAGCCGGTTTTGGTGCTGGTGTTTTTGGTTTCTCAGCAGGTTTTTGTGCTGGCGTTTTCGGTTTCTCAGCTGGTTTTGGTGCTGGCGTTTTCGGTTTCTCAGCTGGTTTTGGTGCTGGCGTTTTCGGTTTCTCAGCTGGTTTTGGTGCTGGCGTTTTCGGTTTCTCAGCTGGTTTTGGTGCTGGCTTTGGCGCTGGTTTTGGTTGCCACAAACCATCGTCTCCTACATAATAACGACCACCATCTACCCATTCATTTTTGGCCATCTTACCATCTGATTTTAGATAGTAATTTCCTACCCATTTGTTGCGAGCGTAGCTGCCTTCTGCTGTTAGATAATAATAGGATCCATAGTTTTTGTCATAAATCCACTCAGCTTTAGCCATCTTACCATCTGATTTTAGATAGTAATTGCCTACCCATGTGTTGCGAGCGTAGCTGCCTTCTCCTGTTAAATAATAGTATGACCCATAGTTATTGTCATAAATCCATTCATTTTTAGCTCTCTTCCCATTTGATTTGAGATAGTAATTACCTACCCATGCGTTTCGAGCGTAGCTACCTTCTGCGGTTAGATAATAATAGGATCCATAGTTTTTATCATAAATCCACTCAGCTTTAGCCATCTTACCATCTGATTTAAGATAGTAATTGCCTACCCAAGCATTTTGGACATAGTTTCCCGAAGCATTTAGATAGAAATAAGAATTAGCTTTTTTATCAAAAATCCACTTATTAGTAACTTTAGTACCATTTTCATAGTACGATGAGCCTACCCAACCAGACTGAGCTGTAGATTTGGACTTATCCTCTTTAGGACTTGTATTTTTAGGTTTCTCAGCAGGTTTTGGTGCTGGTTTTGGTGCTGGCTTTGGCGCTGGTTTCGGCGCTGGTTTTGGTTCTGGTTTTGGTTCTGGTTTCGGTGCTGGTGTTTTTGGTTTCTCAGCAGGTTTTTGCGCTGGTGTTTTTGATTTCTCAGCTTGATTTGACGCCGAAGTTGTATTCTCTTTTACAACCTTACCATTTTTAGATGCATCCTTTTCTTGAGCAGAAACATGCTGAGCCGAAAAAGGAAAGTCTCCAGTTGTATCTGATAATGCAATAAGTCCCAGTGTTGCAGTTGCTAAGCTGGTTACTAAAATTTTTTTTGATTTTTTCATAAAAATCTCCATTGTTTTTAATGATTTATACTTATTAGTATACCATATATTTTATTTTTTTACACTCAAATAATAACTATCTATGAAAGCCCTATTTTAAAATGAAGTGCAACACAAAAGTCATGTTCATCTGATATACTGGAGTTGCGAAAAACAGTATAAAGGAAGATGAACATGTCCACTAATTATTCTCATACAAGCACTTATCTGAAGCTGAGCGACTAGAAATTGAAGCTTATTTAAACGTAGGACTCAAACCTGCTGAGTTTGCTCGTAGACTGGGGGAAACTGCTCTACTATTACTCGTAAAATGAATCGTGGTTCCATAACACAAGTGAAATAGGTCAATGGGCAGAATATCTATTACCTACACCATTATGCAGATGCTACCCATAACCGTTATCAGTATGCTAGAGAAGCCAGCTATTATTTGAAACTAGATCGTTTATCGGACGACTTTCTGAAAGAATTTACAGAAGTAATGGGAGAGAAACCAACGGGACATAGCATAGATGCCTTTGTTCACACCTATAAACTCCAACCCCTTTTTGAAATTGGAAAATCCATTCTGTTCTGAGTGGAAAGACAATAGGAGAACCTTCTATTTTGAACTTGGCTATAGTCCGCAAAAAAAGCTGTTTGAGCTCACTCAAACAGCTTTAAAGATACTCTCTTAATTAGAGGAACAACTTTGTTACACTTGACTTGTCAATCAGTGTTAAAATAGTTATTCTAAATAATTAGTCGTCAAGATGTTGAATTGCATAATTAGCTTCTTCTTCTGTAAAGCCATCTATATAAGAGGTCAATTGATTGAAAAGACCAGATTTAGACATATTAAATAATTTTCTATAGTTCTTAGCATTAAACAATGCATTATATTTATAATCAGCTTTTAGATGATCAATAGCATATTGAGCTGCATCATTTGAAAATTTTTCTCCATATTAAGAAGTCAATTGTTTGTACAAACGCTTCTTAGACATATTTGCCCACGAATTGTAATTTTTTGCTTTCTCAAGAGCATTTGTATAGTCTGTTTTAGTTTGGTTAGAGCTGGACTGGCTAACTGAGTGATTTTGCCATAAGCCATCAGAACCTACAAAGTAACGTCCACCATCAACCCATTCATTCTTGGCCATCTTACCATCGGACTTGAGATAGTAATTTCCTTGCCAACTGCTTTTAGCATATGATCCGTCAGATTTGAGATAATACCAACCTTGGTAGCCTCCATCATAAATCCACTCGCTTTTAGCCATCTTACCATCGGACTTGAGATAGTAATTTCCTTGCCAACTGTTCTTAGCATATGATCCATCAGATTTGAGGTAATACCAGCCTTGGTAGCCTCCATCATAAATCCACTCGCTTTTAGCCATCTTACCATCGGACTTAAGATAGTAATTTCCTTGCCAACTGTTCTTAGCATATGATCCGTCGGATTTGAGGTAATACCAGCCTTGGTAGACTCCGTCATAAATCCACTCGCTTTTAGCCATCTTACCATCGGACTTGAGATAATAATCACCTTGCCAGCTGTTTTTTGCATAAGTACCATCTGATTTGAGGTAATACCAGCCTTGGTAGACGTTGTCATAAAGCCATTCATTTTTGGCCATCTTGCCATCTGACTTGAGATAGTAATTTCCTTGCCAGCTGTTTGTAACGTATGATCCGTCGGATTTGAGGTAATACCAAGCACCGTCACGATTCACCCAACCACTAGTTGTTCGACTAGATTGAGAATGAGATTGGCGTGGTTTAAAAACACCTCGAGGAGCTTTTGAGCGTTCACAGGCAACTCCATCACCATCTTTGTCTAGTCTTGAAGAATATCCAGGCTCTCCTCTATGGATATCAGAATAGCCATTTTCCCACGCTTCTGTACAATTTGAAAAGTGAATTGTATCATTAGCAAAAGTCGGTTGAGCGAGCATCATCAACGCAGACAAGCTAGCTAGACCAGCTTTAAAAAGAACTGTTTTTTTCATCATTTCCTCCCATAAAATGACATCGTTTTCTTTTTATTTTATCAAACTTAATTCAACAATTCAAATTATTTAACATATTTATCATGTTGTTTTTAAATTTAAAGAATCATTTAGGATTCACTTCCAACTCATACAAACCTCTGACTGCGTTACAGCCATAGATAGCTTCTGCTTGGTTCAAGTCTGCCAAAGTCAAGACTTTTTCCTCTACCTGTCCTGTTTTTAGCAAATGCTGACGATAGATTCCTGGCAAAATTCCTTGACTGGTAAGTGGTGTATAGAGTTTACCATTAATTTTTAAGATCAGATTTCCAATAGAAGTCTCAAGTAGTTCTCCTGTTGCATTATGGTAAATGATTTCCTGTTCCCCTAGACTTAAGTGTGGTCTATTAGTTGTTTTAAAGTAGGTAAACGCTTGATTCAAATCTGCTTCTTGCAGACAAAGTTGAGCCTGACAGAAACTTGGACTAAGGGGTGTTAAGATTTGGCTACTGAGTTCTATCTCTCCAGATTTGCTGAGGATGATTCGCAAGCGGTAGTCTTGATTAGCATCACAAACTTGGCACTCTTTCTCTATCTTTTGTCTCAGTTCTTCCGGATTAAAAGGATAGGCAAAATATCGACTAGCCTTTGTCAGTCTTTCCAGATGTTGTTCTTCAAATAACAAGTTTTTCTGGCTGATTTTCCCAGTTGTAATCAATTGGAAACGTGCTTGTTTACGATAGAGTACAGCCGCCTTTTGATGAACCTCTCGGTATTCAGATTCCCAGGTGCTATCCCAAGTAATCCCGCCTCCAACTCCATAGATGGCTTTCCCTTGATGCAGTTGAATGGTCCGAATGGCGACATTGAAAATCCGTCGTCCATTTGGAAGTAAGAGACCAATCGTTCCGCAGTAGACTCCGCGTGGTTGGGGCTCCAAGTCCTTAATAATTTCCATGGTCGCAATTTTGGGAGCTCCTGTGATGGATCCACATGGAAAGAGCGAACGGAAGATTTCAACTAGGTCCACATCCGGTCGCAACTGACTCTTGATGGTCGACGTCATCTGCCAAACGGTTGAATACTGTTCCACTTGGCAAAGACGCTCCACGTGCTCACTCCCCACCTCAGAAATACGGTTCATATCGTTGCGCAAAAGATCCACAATCATCATATTTTCAGAGCGATTTTTAGGATCCTGTTCTAGCCAGCTAGCTTGGGCAAGGTCTTCTTGGTCAGTCACTCCCCGCTGGGTTGTTCCTTTCATTGGGCGAGTCGTTAATTCACGGTCATTTTGCTCAAAAAAGAGCTCTGGGCTCATGGAAATCACCGCCATCTCGTCATGTTCAACATAGGCATTGTAGCCCGCCTCCTGTTCTACCACCATGCGATTGTAGATGGCAAAGGGATTGGCACTTAGGTCTTGCTTGAGTTGGACAGTGTAGTTGACCTGGTAGGTATCCCCCTGACGCAAATGATGGTGAATCTGAGCAATCGCCTTTTCATAGTCTGTCGCAGATGTTACTTCTTGCCACTTTGAAGGCAGATCTACTTCCTCATAAGTCAGAGGAATAGGCGATGTTTCTACCCTATCATGAACTGTAAAATATAGCAGATACTCGCCCAGTAAAGGAGCTTTATGAACTGCTAATTTCTCCTCAAATGCAGGTGCAGCCTCGTAACTAACGTAGCCCACCACATAATAGCCTTGCTCTTGGTAGCTTTCCACTTGTGCTAGCAAATCCGCCACTTCTGATAAATCTCTCGTTTTTAACTCTTTAATCGGCTGGGTAAAAGTGTATCTCTCCCCCAAAGCTCTAAAATCAATCACTGTTTTTCTATGCATATCTTAAGTATAGCACAAAAAAGCCGACCTAGAACAGCTAAATCCAGCTTTGTTTACTGATTTCTATAACGAAAAAAATTCTCTACCTTGTTTTTTTCTACTTTTTGGCAATTCTCCATCAGATAGTACCCCTTCTTCTTGTAAATACTGGTCTTATTTGGAGCACTTTGCACAAGAATTCAACAAAAAAGAACAGAGGAAGTCATGGTATCTATACCATTTTTCCTCTGTCTTTTGCTTTTCTTCTGTTACTACAGAAGAATTTCATGACTTTCTGATAGAATCTTGTGGATACTGCGCACGCGCACCTCCGATTAATTTGGGACGACTAGCTAGAGCCGTTACGTGGGCGTGCCCAATCTCTCTCAAAAGAGGGCGAATCGGAACCTGAACATGCTTGACATGCATGCCAATTGCGGTATCTCCGATATCTAATCCAGCATGGGCCTTGATAAATTCAACCTCAACTGGATCCCGCATAAACTTGAAAGCTGCCAACTGACCTGAACCTCCTGCATGAAGTGTCGGAAGGACACTAACAATTTCCAGGCCAAACTGCTCTGCAACCTGACGTTCCACAACGAGGGCCCGATTGACATGTTCACAACCTTGAACGGCTAGATGAATCCCTTTTTCCTCTAGGATATCTAGAATAGTCTTCACAATGACTTCCCCAATTTCTTGACTGGATTCCTTACCAATCTGACCACCCATTACCTCACTAGAAGAAAGGCCCAAAACAAAGATAGCTCCTTGCCTCAAATTAGCCTTTTCTATTACATCTTCTACAATCTGGCTTGTTGCTCTTTGAATGTCTTTTTCCTTCATACTTGATACCTCTTTTGTCACTCTCTATCATATCTTTTTTTACTGATTTTATCAAGGCCAACTAATCATTCTGATTTTTAAAAGCAAAACTCCCAGAATAGACTGGGAGTTAGCTAATTACTATTTTATTAATGCATATTTCAACTGTCGTCCCTTTTTCGGGTGCAGAATTGATCTTCATCTGGTAATTGTCTCCAAAATGAAGTTTGAGTCGTTGGTTGACATTTTGAAGGCCAACTCCTCCACGTTTGAGCTGACTTTGACTACTATCGCTAGTAGCTTGGAAACCAACACCATCATCCTCAATGCGGATGACAACCCCTATATCCTGTCTCTGAACAGAAACTTTAATATGGCCCTGACCTTCCTTCTCCTTAATACCATGGTAAAGAGCATTTTCTACAAGAGGTTGCAACACCAACTTGGGTAAGACTAGGTTACCAAAGTCAGGATTTTCATCAATCTCATACTCCAGCTTATCACCATAGCGTTGTTTCTGGATAAAGAGGTACTGGCGAACATGATTGATTTCATCAGAAAGAGAAATCAAATCCTTTCCTTGATTGAGCGCCAAGCGGAAATAGGTTGCCAAGGACTTGGTCACCTGAACCACTCGCTGACTATCCTGAAACTCAGCCATCCAGATGATAGTGTCTAAAGTATTATAGAGGAAATGGGGGTTAATCTGGCTCGACAGTGCTTGAAGTTCATACTGCCGGGTCGCTTCTTCCTGCCTGCGCACATCTTCCATCAACTGATCAATCTGATCCAACATGGCATTGAACTGGCGAGTCACTTCTCTCAGTTCATAGGCACCAGCTTCTTTAGCACGAAGATTTTGTGTACCAGAAGCAATTTTCAGCATGGTTTCTCTCAGGTCCTTCAAAGGCGCAATCCAGCGTTTGAGACTGAACCACACCAAGCAGAGACAGGCAAGAAGAGATAAGGCACTAGCAGCAAGCAAGGTCCACATGAGTTGACTCCGAACCTGGTCTAGCTTCTCCAGCGAAGACACGCCTATAACCGTCCAATCAGTCCCTGCAATCTGTTCCTGACTGACGTAGGATTGATGATCCAGCGTATAGCCCTGCCCCGTCTCGATGTAGGGTTTCATGGCCTCCATTTCACTCGCTGAGCTATAGACAGTACGTTTAGGATGGTAGACAAATTCATGCTTTTCATTGATGATAAAGGCAAAACCCTGCTGACCCAACTGGAGTTGGTTAAGATAGGCTTCCAGAGTTTCGTAGGAAATATCCAAACGAAGCACGCCAAGATTGCCCCCCTCTGCATCAACAAGTTCCTGAGTAACAGAAATGACCCACTGACTGTCTGATTTACGAGCTGGTGTCAAAACTGGCTTAGCTCCCTGATGAATAGCCTTTTGGTACCAATCCTCAGCCATCATATCAGAGGAAGTTTTCATCTGCACACTGTCATCAGTGGAAATGACCTGACCGGATTTGGATACCAGTACCACCGTTTTCAAGTCCTGATCTGCCTTTAAGATAGTCAAAAACAGATCTCTGATTCCCTTGGCTTGGACTTGGTTAGGATTCTCAGCATAGGTTAGGATATCCTTCTGCTGGGTCAAACTGGTAGAGGTGGTTTCTAATTTTTTGATATAAGACTGAATAAAGTGGCTAGTTTGGCTAATGGTCGTTTGGCTATTGCCCTCAATAGTGGCCTCAATAGCTGATGAACTAGATTGATAGTAGAAAGTCCCAACCAGAGCTAGGAGAATGAGAAAGACCAGAAAGATGGAAATAACCATTCTGACTAAAAGAGAAGAACGCTTCATCGGCCTTCCCCCTTCTTAAACTGACGAGGTGTCACACCTGCAATCTGTTTAAAACGCTGGGTAAAGTAGTTCATATCTTCAAAACCAACCTTTTCGGCTATCTCATAAATCTTTAAATCTGTGGTCAGAAGCAAGAGCTTGGCCTGTTTGACACGCTCTCTCACCAGATAATCCTGAAAAGGCAAGCCCAACTCTTTCTTAATTAAGGAACTCAGATAAGTCGGACTAAAACCTAGGTCACTGGCCAAAGACTTCAAACTAAACTGACTGTCAGCTAGATGGGACTGGATTTTCTGAGCAATATTTCCCTCAAACTTATCGGTTAATAAATCTTGTAACTGCTCTTCTTTTTCTTCCTTGTCTAGTTTTTGCTTGATTTTCCCCAACATTTCCTCAATATCCTGACGAGAAAAGGGTTTGAGCAGGTAATCATCTACACCGAGTTTGACAGCAGACAAGGCATAATTAAAATCATCGTAACCTGTCAAAAATACCAGATGCACCTGAGGATAGGTTTCTCGTACCAGACTGGCCAACTGGATTCCATTCAGCTGAGGCATGTTGATATCGGTTAAAATGATATCTGGCACCTGCTTTTGAATTAAGTCCCAAGCCTGCCTTCCATTTTCAGCCTGACCGATGATTTCCATATCGTAGGCTGCTACATTGACCAGCTTGGTCAAGCCTTGTCTTACCAGATACTCATCTTCTACGATTAAGATTGTGTAGGTCATGCTCTGCTCCTTTACCACTTACTAGTATCAGTATAGCAAAATTCTCCTCTAACTGCTTAGGAAAGACTTCTTAATCAACATAATCTAGTAAATAGGCATAGCCTTTTTCTGCCATTTGGTCTTTGGGAATAAATCGGATAGAAAGACTATTGATACAGTAGCGCAAGCCACCCTTGTCCTGAGGCCCATCTGTAAAGACATGGCCAAGGTGAGAATCTCCAACTCGACTTCTCACTTCCATGCGCGTCATATTGTAAGACTTATCTTCCTTGTAGGTAGCAACATCTGGGCTGATGGGTTGGGTGAAACTAGGCCAGCCACAACCAGACTCAAACTTGTCCTTTGATGAAAAGAGGGGTTCACCAGTAGCTACATCCACATAGATACCAGATTCAAATTTATCCCAATAGCGGTTTGAAAAAGCTCGTTCTGTTTGATTTTTCTGGGTAACTGCATACTCCTCAGGTGACAAGGTCTTTTTCAATTCTTCATCGCTTGGTTTAGGATATTTACTGGCATCGATGACAGGGTAGGCAGCCTGATTAACATTGATATGACAGTAGCCATTTGGATTTTTCTTGAGGTAGTCTTGGTGATAATCCTCCGCCACCACAAAATTCTTCGAGTTTTCCTTTTCAACTGCCAGAGGTTGGTCGTATTTCTTAGCCACCTCATCAAAGACTTGGTTGATTACCTCCAAATCCTTTTCATCTGTGTAATAAACGCCAGTACGATACTGGGTCCCCACATCATTTCCTTGTTTATTTTTGCTGGTTGGATTAATGATGCGGAAGTAATGAAGCAGGATTTCCTTGAGGGAAATTTGATTAGCATCATAGGTGACATGGACAGTCTCCGCATGTCCTGTTTGATTGATCAATTCGTACTTGGTTGTTTCCCCTCTACCGTTCGCATAGCCTGAAACGGCATCTGTCACTCCAGGCACGCGTGAGAAGTATTCCTCCACTCCCCAGAAACAACCTCCAGCTAGATAAATTTCGTGCAAGTCTGCGTCTTTACTAATTTCTGTTTTTTTCACTGTTTTTCCTCCTTGGCTAACGGATGCTTTCTCAATTTGCGAGCTATCTGTCTGCCCTGCATTTCGCATCAATAGAAAATAGAAACCGGTTATGGCTAGGAGAATAACCCCTGCCAAGACAAAAAGTTTTACTTTATCATTCATAGCCTTTCTCTACCCCATTTCTTTCAATTCTTTTAAAATCATATCCTTATCCATAAAACCTGGTTGTGTTTTGACCAGCTTGCCTTCCTTGTCTATAAAGGCTTGAGTCGGGTAGGAACGGACACCATAACTTTCCAAAAGTTTGCCTGATGGATCAATTAGAACTGGAAAATTTTTATAATCCAAGCCCTTGTACCAATTCTTAAAGTCCGCTTCAGATTGCTCCCCCTTATGACCAGGAGAGACCACTGTCAAAACTACATAGTCATCACCAGCATCCTTAGCGATTTCGTCCGTATCTGGAAGGCTGGCTAGACAGATGGAACACCAAGAAGCCCAGAATTTGAGATAAACTTTCTTGCCCTTGTAATCAGATAAACGATAGGTCTTGCCATCTACACCTGTCAATTCAAAATCAGCGACTTCCTGACCTTTAGTCGCAGTTTGTGAACTAACTTGTTCTGTTTTGGATTGCTCCTTCATAGTAGACTCGTCTGACATGTTTTTAGCCGAACAGGCTGCCAAACAACAGATTGAGCCTACTCCAAGGAGACATGTTTGCCATTTTTTCATTTCTTTTTCCTCTCTATTCAAATAATGTAGTCAAAATGGAAGCATTTCCCAAAAGCACCAAGATTCCCATCACGATAATGAGGAAACCACCTACTTTTTTGAGGGTTCCGAGATAAGGATGGAGTTTTCGGAAATGTTTCAAAACATAACTGGAAGCAAGAGCTAGAACCAAAAATGGTAGCGCCAAACCCAGCGTGAAAACCAACATGAGACCAGCACCCTGCAAAGCTCCTGAACCACCTGAAGCCGCCAAGGCCAAAACAGAGCCCAGAACTGGCCCCACACATGGCGTCCAAGCAAAACTAAAGGTCAACCCCAGTAAAAATGCCTGACTATAGCCGTTACCCTTTTGCCCCTGTCTCTTTAATTGTAGCCTTCTTTCCTTGTAAAGCCCCTGCAAATGTAGGACTTCCATCTGGTGTAAGCCCAAGAGAATGATAATCGCACCTGTCACATACTGAAACCAGGAAGCATACAGCAAATTGCCTAAAAAACCAGCTCCATAACCCAGTAAGATAAAGATAAAAGAAATCCCCGCTATAAAGGCCAAAGTTCGCAATAAACTAACAAGTGAGATTGAAAATTTTCCACTAGAAGCCTGAGCATCATTCTTATCATCCAATAAGACTCCTGCATAGACTGGCAACAAGGGTAAAATACAAGGAGAAAAGAAGGAAAGAATTCCAGCAAGAAAAACACTAATAAAAAAGATTACAT
This window of the Streptococcus sp. D7B5 genome carries:
- a CDS encoding Ltp family lipoprotein → MSKSGLFNQLTSYIDGFTEEEANYAIQHLDD
- a CDS encoding excalibur calcium-binding domain-containing protein, with amino-acid sequence MKKTVLFKAGLASLSALMMLAQPTFANDTIHFSNCTEAWENGYSDIHRGEPGYSSRLDKDGDGVACERSKAPRGVFKPRQSHSQSSRTTSGWVNRDGAWYYLKSDGSYVTNSWQGNYYLKSDGKMAKNEWLYDNVYQGWYYLKSDGTYAKNSWQGDYYLKSDGKMAKSEWIYDGVYQGWYYLKSDGSYAKNSWQGNYYLKSDGKMAKSEWIYDGGYQGWYYLKSDGSYAKNSWQGNYYLKSDGKMAKSEWIYDGGYQGWYYLKSDGSYAKSSWQGNYYLKSDGKMAKNEWVDGGRYFVGSDGLWQNHSVSQSSSNQTKTDYTNALEKAKNYNSWANMSKKRLYKQLTS
- a CDS encoding TIGR01440 family protein is translated as MKEKDIQRATSQIVEDVIEKANLRQGAIFVLGLSSSEVMGGQIGKESSQEIGEVIVKTILDILEEKGIHLAVQGCEHVNRALVVERQVAEQFGLEIVSVLPTLHAGGSGQLAAFKFMRDPVEVEFIKAHAGLDIGDTAIGMHVKHVQVPIRPLLREIGHAHVTALASRPKLIGGARAQYPQDSIRKS
- the pabB gene encoding aminodeoxychorismate synthase component I, with amino-acid sequence MHRKTVIDFRALGERYTFTQPIKELKTRDLSEVADLLAQVESYQEQGYYVVGYVSYEAAPAFEEKLAVHKAPLLGEYLLYFTVHDRVETSPIPLTYEEVDLPSKWQEVTSATDYEKAIAQIHHHLRQGDTYQVNYTVQLKQDLSANPFAIYNRMVVEQEAGYNAYVEHDEMAVISMSPELFFEQNDRELTTRPMKGTTQRGVTDQEDLAQASWLEQDPKNRSENMMIVDLLRNDMNRISEVGSEHVERLCQVEQYSTVWQMTSTIKSQLRPDVDLVEIFRSLFPCGSITGAPKIATMEIIKDLEPQPRGVYCGTIGLLLPNGRRIFNVAIRTIQLHQGKAIYGVGGGITWDSTWESEYREVHQKAAVLYRKQARFQLITTGKISQKNLLFEEQHLERLTKASRYFAYPFNPEELRQKIEKECQVCDANQDYRLRIILSKSGEIELSSQILTPLSPSFCQAQLCLQEADLNQAFTYFKTTNRPHLSLGEQEIIYHNATGELLETSIGNLILKINGKLYTPLTSQGILPGIYRQHLLKTGQVEEKVLTLADLNQAEAIYGCNAVRGLYELEVNPK
- a CDS encoding redoxin family protein is translated as MKKWQTCLLGVGSICCLAACSAKNMSDESTMKEQSKTEQVSSQTATKGQEVADFELTGVDGKTYRLSDYKGKKVYLKFWASWCSICLASLPDTDEIAKDAGDDYVVLTVVSPGHKGEQSEADFKNWYKGLDYKNFPVLIDPSGKLLESYGVRSYPTQAFIDKEGKLVKTQPGFMDKDMILKELKEMG
- a CDS encoding sensor histidine kinase codes for the protein MKRSSLLVRMVISIFLVFLILLALVGTFYYQSSSSAIEATIEGNSQTTISQTSHFIQSYIKKLETTSTSLTQQKDILTYAENPNQVQAKGIRDLFLTILKADQDLKTVVLVSKSGQVISTDDSVQMKTSSDMMAEDWYQKAIHQGAKPVLTPARKSDSQWVISVTQELVDAEGGNLGVLRLDISYETLEAYLNQLQLGQQGFAFIINEKHEFVYHPKRTVYSSASEMEAMKPYIETGQGYTLDHQSYVSQEQIAGTDWTVIGVSSLEKLDQVRSQLMWTLLAASALSLLACLCLVWFSLKRWIAPLKDLRETMLKIASGTQNLRAKEAGAYELREVTRQFNAMLDQIDQLMEDVRRQEEATRQYELQALSSQINPHFLYNTLDTIIWMAEFQDSQRVVQVTKSLATYFRLALNQGKDLISLSDEINHVRQYLFIQKQRYGDKLEYEIDENPDFGNLVLPKLVLQPLVENALYHGIKEKEGQGHIKVSVQRQDIGVVIRIEDDGVGFQATSDSSQSQLKRGGVGLQNVNQRLKLHFGDNYQMKINSAPEKGTTVEICINKIVIS
- the msrB gene encoding peptide-methionine (R)-S-oxide reductase MsrB, whose translation is MNDKVKLFVLAGVILLAITGFYFLLMRNAGQTDSSQIEKASVSQGGKTVKKTEISKDADLHEIYLAGGCFWGVEEYFSRVPGVTDAVSGYANGRGETTKYELINQTGHAETVHVTYDANQISLKEILLHYFRIINPTSKNKQGNDVGTQYRTGVYYTDEKDLEVINQVFDEVAKKYDQPLAVEKENSKNFVVAEDYHQDYLKKNPNGYCHINVNQAAYPVIDASKYPKPSDEELKKTLSPEEYAVTQKNQTERAFSNRYWDKFESGIYVDVATGEPLFSSKDKFESGCGWPSFTQPISPDVATYKEDKSYNMTRMEVRSRVGDSHLGHVFTDGPQDKGGLRYCINSLSIRFIPKDQMAEKGYAYLLDYVD
- a CDS encoding response regulator transcription factor; translated protein: MTYTILIVEDEYLVRQGLTKLVNVAAYDMEIIGQAENGRQAWDLIQKQVPDIILTDINMPQLNGIQLASLVRETYPQVHLVFLTGYDDFNYALSAVKLGVDDYLLKPFSRQDIEEMLGKIKQKLDKEEKEEQLQDLLTDKFEGNIAQKIQSHLADSQFSLKSLASDLGFSPTYLSSLIKKELGLPFQDYLVRERVKQAKLLLLTTDLKIYEIAEKVGFEDMNYFTQRFKQIAGVTPRQFKKGEGR
- a CDS encoding Ltp family lipoprotein; the encoded protein is MKKSKKILVTSLATATLGLIALSDTTGDFPFSAQHVSAQEKDASKNGKVVKENTTSASNQAEKSKTPAQKPAEKPKTPAPKPEPKPEPKPAPKPAPKPAPKPAPKPAEKPKNTSPKEDKSKSTAQSGWVGSSYYENGTKVTNKWIFDKKANSYFYLNASGNYVQNAWVGNYYLKSDGKMAKAEWIYDKNYGSYYYLTAEGSYARNAWVGNYYLKSNGKRAKNEWIYDNNYGSYYYLTGEGSYARNTWVGNYYLKSDGKMAKAEWIYDKNYGSYYYLTAEGSYARNKWVGNYYLKSDGKMAKNEWVDGGRYYVGDDGLWQPKPAPKPAPKPAEKPKTPAPKPAEKPKTPAPKPAEKPKTPAPKPAEKPKTPAQKPAEKPKTPAPKPAEKTKETTPKQDKSQSKVQSGWVGNYYLKSDGKRAKNEWVDGGRYYVDSDGKKVKSDWIYDKNYGSYYYLTAEGSSARNKWVGNYYLKSDGKMAKNEWVDGGRYYVESDGKMARDKWVDGGRHYVDYDGVRQPKLDGKQYNAALNKAKSYNSVLHMSKKDLYNQLTWNGFSSSVAQYAIDHLNADYKANALITAREYRKNNHLSKTEIYEWLTSSYVGKFTKEEANYAIQKLNLPSEGSQARNKWVGNYYFKSDGKMAKNEWVDGGRYYVDSEGKMVRGKWVDGGRYYVESDGKMARDKWVDGGRHYVGYDGVRQPKLDGKQYNVALNRAKSYNSVLHMSKKDLYNQLTWNGFSSSAAQYAIDHLNADYKANALITARKYRKNNHLSKTEIYEWLTSSYVGKFTKEEANYAIQHLGD